From Drosophila virilis strain 15010-1051.87 chromosome X, Dvir_AGI_RSII-ME, whole genome shotgun sequence, the proteins below share one genomic window:
- the LOC6635592 gene encoding chymotrypsin inhibitor, whose amino-acid sequence MFACKLFYLWLLLGCLLALASAQPPITPRDCPRNEVFLPCGPSCQSECATLGQPCLIRHIRCPDGCYCVEGYARNAAGSCIPKAQCRRRGSYST is encoded by the exons ATGTTTGcttgcaaattgttttatttgtggctgttgcttgGCTGTCTTTTGGCCTTGGCGTCTGCCCAGCCACCCATAA CGCCACGCGACTGTCCACGAAATGAGGTGTTTCTGCCGTGCGGTCCCAGCTGCCAGTCGGAGTGCGCCACCTTGGGTCAGCCCTGTCTTATAAGGCACATTCGCTGCCCCGATGGCTGCTATTGCGTCGAGGGCTATGCCCGTAACGCGGCTGGCTCGTGCATACCCAAGGCTCAGTGCCGCAGACGTGGCTCCTATTCCACTTAA